In Colletotrichum higginsianum IMI 349063 chromosome 3, whole genome shotgun sequence, a genomic segment contains:
- a CDS encoding Cytochrome P450, which yields MLGTVLPGRTLDEPKVVDAILPSPSHALCFAVAGLCLYLLYRWALPRPIPGIPHNEVAARHILGDIPSLKEGIDRTGEFNLWLLEQSARLRSPIFQVLIRPLGRPIVVLTDFRETQDILMRRRDFDRSSLVADLLEGAGRQHHIHMKTGAEWKRHRRLLQDLMSPAFLHEVAAPTVYAGVLRLIALWEDKARIADGRPFEAETDIYYAALDAVTSFVFGGGFPHSAIRPTVDLVEALAEDDVARLRERADAAGSPGGGGGGGSAGPLDFPQGKCDETIEATLNVAASIEQLQGSPIPRIKWWFVERQAAMRRTFRTKKAYVSAEITKALDRLREVGDEESKVLSAVELMVLREKKLAENEGREPDFFCDTMVDEVFGVVVAGHDTTSTTMCWGVKLLADNPDKQTALRGALRAAFADALAENRSPSVTEISGARIPYLDAAMEEILRCGGATPMVDREAIADTQLLGHRIPKGTVVLCLSRGPGMLKPALEVDEAARSASSRAAKARAWDDADIGLFRPERWLVESASAQGGAEFDQQAGPQLAFGLGTRGCFGRRLAYLELRIILTLIVWNFELLPCPEKLSGYGAREGLTYKPKDCYVRLAALGGKK from the exons ATGCTGGGCACCGTACTACCCGGCCGGACCCTGGACGAGCCAAAGGTCGTCGATGCCATCCTCCCCTCGCCATCCCACGCCCTCTGCTTCGCCGTAGCAGGCCTCTGCCTCTACCTCCTCTACAGATGGGCGCTCCCCAGACCGATCCCCGGCATCCCCCACAATGAGGTCGCCGCGAGGCACATACTCGGCGACATACCCTCCCTCAAGGAGGGCATCGACCGCACCGGCGAGTTCAACCTCTGGCTCCTCGAGCAGTCGGCCCGCCTCCGGTCCCCCATCTTCCAGGTCCTCATCCGGCCCCTCGGCCGAcccatcgtcgtcctcacCGACTTCCGCGAGACCCAGGACATCCTCATGCGCCGCCGCGACTTCGACCGCTCCTCGCTGGTGGCcgacctgctcgagggcgccggccgccAGCACCACATCCACATGAAGACGGGCGCCGAGTGGAagcgccaccgccgcctgctGCAGGACCTCATGTCCCCCGCCTTCCTCCACGAGGTCGCCGCGCCCACCGTCTACGCCGGCGTCCTGCGCCTCATCGCGCTGTGGGAGGACAAGGCGcgcatcgccgacggcaggcccttcgaggccgagacggacaTCTACTACGCCGCGCTCGACGCCGTGACATCCTTTGTCTTTGGCGGCGGGTTCCCCCACAGCGCCATCCGTCCGACCGTGGATCTCGTTGaggcgctggccgaggacgatgtcgccCGGCTCCGGGAACGGGCCGATGCGGCGGGcagccccggcggcggcggaggcggcggtagTGCCGGACCCCTGGATTTCCCCCAGGGGAAGTGCGACGAGACGATCGAGGCGACGCTCAACGTGGCCGCGTCCATCGAGCAGCTGCAGGGCTCGCCCATACCGCGGATCAAGTGGTGGTTCGTCGAGAGGCAAGCCGCCATGCGCCGGACGTTCCGCACCAAGAAGGCCTACGTGAGCGCCGAGATCACCAAGGCGCTCGACAGGCTGcgcgaggtcggcgacgaggagtcCAAGGTCCTCTCGGCGGTCGAGCTGATGGTGCTgcgcgagaagaagctggccgagaacgAGGGCCGCGAGCCCGATTTCTTCTGCGACACCATGGTCGACGAG GTCTTtggagtcgtcgtcgcgggccACGACACGACGAGCACCACCATGTGCTGGGGCGTCaagctcctcgccgacaaccCCGACAAGCAGACGGCCCTGCGCGGcgccctccgcgccgccttcgccgacgccctcgccgagaacCGGAGCCCGTCCGTCACGGAGATCTCGGGCGCCAGGATCCCctacctcgacgccgccatggAGGAGATCCTccgctgcggcggcgccacgCCCATGGTCGAccgcgaggccatcgccgacacGCAGCTGCTGGGCCACCGTATCCCCAAGGGCACCGTCGTGCTGTGCCTGAGCCGCGGGCCGGGCATGCTGAAGCCcgcgctcgaggtcgacgaggcggcgcgcAGCGCGAGCAGCCGGGCCGCCAAGGCGCGCGCGTGGGACGACGCGGACATCGGGCTCTTCAGGCCGGAGCGCTGGCTCGTCGAGTCCGCTTCCGCCCAGGGGGGGGCCGAGTTCGACCAGCAGGCCGGCCCGCAGCTCGCGTTCGGTCTCGGCACGCGTGGCTGCTTCGGGAGGAGGCTGGCGTATCTCGAGCTGAGGATCATCCTGACCTTGATCGTGTGGAACTTTGAGCTGCTCCCGTGCCCGGAGAAGCTGTCCGGCTACGGGGCCCGGGAGGGCTTGACGTATAAGCCGAAGGATTGCTACGTGCGTCTGGCGGCTCTCGGCGGGAAGAAATAG
- a CDS encoding Maltose permease, whose product MCEYVQDGHFYLGLAWSNAPNNHQEFTRRSFSTSSWPSGASVWGFHALEHQPLAHPAAVAIVFARSNGQTAASYQVRLATLWAFGGTAVVAAFLLRESLVWLIGRDHVEKTEESVTAKTRGTGGGGGGGDSGDPNMLWWIWTVLVDEEDDCWCRSLHLGAPPVQGRRHRHHRYHRAVRRQQATQLVQAVRVYNTDEADWGDKINFIVAGLGVVAFVTM is encoded by the coding sequence ATGTGTGAGTACGTCCAAGATGGGCACTTCTATCTTGGGTTGGCCTGGTCAAACGCCCCTAATAATCATCAAGAGTTCACTCGAAGGTCGTTCTCTACGTCATCCTGGCCCTCCGGGGCATCGGTCTGGGGGTTCCACGCCCTCGAACATCAGCCATTAGCTCATCCCGCGGCCGTGGCCATAGTCTTCGCCCGGTCAAACGGCCAGACGGCGGCTTCTTACCAGGTGCGGTTAGCCACGCTGTGGGCGTTCGGCGGCACGGCGGTCGTTGCGGCTTTCCTCCTCCGGGAGAGCCTCGTCTGGCTGATTGGCCGGGACCACGTCGAAAAGACCGAGGAGTCAGTCACTGCAAAGACTAGAGGTactggcggcggcggtggcggtggcgacaGTGGTGACCCTAACATGCTCTGGTGGATCTGGACGGTGTTGgtagacgaggaggacgactgCTGGTGCCGGTCATTGCATCTCGGTGCACCTCCGGtccaaggccggcggcaccggcaccaCCGGTATCACCGCGCGGTCCGTCGGCAGCAGGCCACTCAACTTGTTCAGGCTGTGCGTGTATATAAcacggacgaggccgactgGGGCGACAAAATCAacttcatcgtcgccgggctcggcgtcgtcgcgtTTGTTACTATGTGA
- a CDS encoding Beta-glucuronidase, producing MLKPQANSTRELVSLDGIWNFALASSPDIEADAPWAKPLPPKLQVPVPASYNDIFADDKIRSHVGWVYYQRRVTVPPSWSTGQRYFLRFDAATHRGRVYVNDKLVVDHAGGYTPFEANITDVVRPGERFRLTVAVSNELSWETIPPGKVETLANGRRKQTYQHDFFNYAGLARSVWLYAKPNTYISDIKVVTTVSDDGAGNVDYEIQTSQPVSDDRLRISILDEEDATVAQANGDKDRVTINAPHLWQPGAAYLYQLRAEILSDGPDANAIVDTYELSFGIRTVEVRGNRFLINGKPFYFTGFGKHEDAPVRGKGFDAAYMVHDFHLMGWTGANSFRTSHYPYAEEFLEYADRHGIVVVDETPAVGLNLGIIAGVLGIKAPPTFAPDACCDATQAAHESAIRELVARDRNHPSVVMWTVANEPASAEPGAREYLAPLVELTRALDPTRPVCFANMGFATCETDRVTDLFDVVCLNRYYGWYSQTGDLEEAERALETDLLGWQARYGKPMFVTEYGAEAVAGLHAVGDVPWSEEYQARFLEMCHRVFDRVDGVVGEHVWNFADFQTTSSITRVDGNKKGVFTRDRRPKSAVHVLRARWTAMQGKRV from the coding sequence ATGCTCAAGCCGCAAGCCAACTCTACCCGTGAGCTCGTCTCCCTAGACGGCATTTGGAACTTTGCCCTCGCATCCTCTCCCGACATCGAGGCAGACGCGCCATGGGCTaagccgctgccgccaaaACTCCAAGTGCCCGTTCCCGCCAGCTACAATGACATATTTGCCGATGACAAGATCCGCAGCCACGTCGGATGGGTCTACTACCAGCGCCGAGTCACGGTCCCGCCGAGCTGGTCGACGGGCCAGCGGTACTTCCTGCGGTTCGACGCGGCGACGCATCGCGGCCGCGTCTACGTCAAcgacaagctcgtcgtcgaccacgCCGGCGGCTACACGCCGTTTGAAGCCAACATCACCGACGTTGTTCGTCCGGGAGAGAGGTTCAGGCTCACCGTGGCCGTGAGCAACGAGCTCAGCTGGGAGACCATACCGCCGGGCAAGGTCGAGACACTGGCCAACGGTAGGCGGAAGCAGACGTACCAGCACGACTTCTTCAACTACGCAGGGCTGGCGCGATCTGTGTGGCTGTATGCGAAACCTAACACCTACATCAGCGACATCAAGGTTGTGACGACAGTATCCGACGATGGAGCCGGCAACGTAGACTACGAGATCCAAACGTCTCAGCCCGTGAGCGACGACAGGCTCAGGATATCGAttctcgacgaggaagacgcaACCGTTGCCCAGGCAAACGGGGACAAGGACCGGGTCACCATCAACGCGCCTCACTTGTGGCAGCCCGGCGCGGCCTACCTGTACCAGCTCCGCGCCGAGATCCTCTCCGACGGCCCCGACGCAAACGCCATCGTGGACACGTACGAGCTGTCGTTCGGCATACGCACGGTAGAGGTCCGGGGCAACCGGTTCCTCATCAACGGCAAGCCCTTTTACTTCACGGGATTCGGCAAGCACGAGGACGCGCCCGTCCGCGGCAAGGGGTTCGATGCGGCCTACATGGTCCACGACTTCCATCTCATGGGCTGGACGGGCGCCAACTCGTTCCGAACTTCGCACTACCCCTATGCCGAGGAGTTCCTCGAGTACGCCGACCGccacggcatcgtcgtcgttgacgagacgcccgccgtcggactcaacctcggcatcatcgccggcgtgctcgggatcaaggcgccgccgacatTCGCCCCGGACGCGTGCTGTGATGCGACGCAAGCGGCGCACGAGAGCGCGATCCGCGAGCTCGTGGCGCGCGACAGGAACCACCCGTCCGTCGTCATGTGGACCGTCGCGAACGAgccggcgtcggccgagCCCGGCGCGCGGGAGTACCTCGCGCCCCTCGTCGAGCTGACGCGCGCGCTGGACCCGACGCGGCCGGTGTGCTTCGCCAACATGGGCTTCGCGACGTGCGAGACGGACCGCGTGACGGACCTGTTCGACGTCGTCTGCCTGAACCGGTACTACGGGTGGTACTCGCAGACGGGCGACctggaggaggccgagcggGCGCTGGAGACGGACCTGCTGGGGTGGCAGGCGAGGTACGGCAAGCCCATGTTCGTGACCGAgtacggcgccgaggcggtggcCGGGCtgcacgccgtcggcgacgtgcCGTGGAGCGAGGAGTACCAGGCGCGGTTCCTGGAGATGTGCCACCGCGTCTTCGaccgcgtcgacggcgtcgtcggggagCACGTGTGGAACTTTGCCGACTTCCAGACCACGTCGAGCATCACCCGCGTCGACGGGAACAAGAAGGGCGTCTTCACGCGGGACCGGAGGCCGAAGAGCGCCGTCCACGTgctgagggcgaggtggaCGGCCATGCAGGGGAAAAGGGTGTAG
- a CDS encoding C6 zinc finger protein, whose translation MTNGGSLTMRLALGQRPQLTRASRPKVRTGCITCKRRHRKCDEGRPACATCLTYQGYCGGYAANKEQTLDRNRPIHPKPARNQDGMLLEPNYASLVFSGQLEKDHFDYWLAFTETTVLFRSDLLTQVIPQLFWRDPPIKHAALAIGASALGRNTRKQRILGMGELNTAALKHYSKALFLLYTSPMSPEKTLLACLLFIIFECLRGNSMAGLSHINHGFQILDQYQHSQSNKLSPLLLNEVITSFQHFGQQAWALNGIHPRETRERVPWCCRGVRTRYAVQEMPIIFDTLEMARCWWDIVRHHVEHHAPFYTNFQVKGSSPRVAQRPPEGYGSSESSSRHIRSFVRYLDAWNTAFLPLAIAAETRKGVCLADYLKALSLRIHYLYLWTGVRSVGWTDAEEAKRILPTFCDIVALSRQLLAAQAARQHSMPAREVFTLEDSPTWPLACTYRVCTDLKVRTEIVRLFKEYPRRDGLLDTHAFLVMIEWMAKTASSGVIVNDQSPVDDCKSTYPLLEHPLIWNT comes from the exons ATGACTAATGGTGGCTCTCTCACAATGAGACTTGCCCTCGGTCAACGGCCACAACTTACCAGAGCCAGCAGGCCCAAGGTCCGTACTGGTTGTATCACCTGCAA acgccgccatcgtaAATGCGACGAAGGGAGACCAGCTTGTGCCACTTGTCTGACGTATCAAGGCTACTGCGGAGGATACGCGGCGAACAAGGAGCAAACTCTCGACAGAAATCGGCCGATACACCCAAAGCCAGCAAGAAACCAGGACGGCATGCTGCTAGAGCCCAATTACGCGTCTCTCGTTTTCTCCGGTCAGCTTGAGAAAGACCATTTCGACTACTGGCTGGCGTTCACAGAAACCACGGTTCTGTTCCGCTCCGACCTGCTCACGCAAGTCATCCCGCAACTCTTCTGGAGGGATCCTCCAATCAAGCATGCAGCGCTGGCGATCGGTGCATCGGCCCTCGGCAGAAACACGCGGAAACAACGCATCCTCGGGATGGGAGAGCTTAATACGGCCGCTCTGAAGCATTACAGCAAGGCTTTATTCCTGTTGTACACATCGCCAATGTCGCCTGAGAAGACCTTGCTTGCGTGCCTTTTGTTCATCATATTCGAGTGTCTCCGAGGAAATAGTATGGCTGGGTTAAGCCACATCAATCACGGCTTCCAGATTCTGGACCAGTACCAGCATTCTCAGAGCAACAAACTCAGCCCATTACTACTAAACGAGGTCATAACCAGCTTCCAACACTTCGGCCAGCAAGCCTGGGCTCTCAATGGCATTCACCCACGAGAGACTCGTGAAAGAGTACCGTGGTGCTGTCGTGGGGTGAGGACGAGATACGCCGTTCAGGAAATGCCCATCATCTTTGATACCCTGGAAATGGCCCGCTGTTGGTGGGACATTGTCCGGCATCACGTTGAGCATCACGCACCTTTTTATACCAACTTTCAAGTCAAGGGTTCTTCGCCGAGGGTGGCTCAAAGACCTCCAGAAGGGTACGGCTCGTCAGAATCGTCCTCAAGACACATTCGAAGTTTCGTTCGTTACCTTGACGCGTGGAATACTGCATTTCTTCCCCTCGCCATAGCAGCAGAGACTAGGAAAGGGGTCTGTTTGGCAGATTATCTCAAGGCACTCAGTTTGAGAATCCACTACCTATACCTTTGGACCGGAGTGCGCAGTGTGGGCTGGACCGATGCAGAGGAAGCAAAACGGATCTTGCCAACCTTTTGCGACATTGTTGCCCTTAGTCGACAGCTTCTTGCGGCCCAAGCAGCCCGGCAACACTCCATGCCAGCCAGAGAGGTCTTCACATTGGAAGACAGTCCAACTTGGCCTCTGGCCTGCACATATCGCGTATGCACCGACCTGAAAGTACGAACGGAGATCGTTCGCCTCTTTAAGGAGTATCCACGGCGTGACGGCCTGTTGGATACCCATGCGTTCTTAGTCATGATAGAATggatggcgaagacggcgtcctcTGGAGTCATCGTCAATGATCAGAGTCCGGTTGATGATtgtaagtcaacatacccacttttggaacaccccctcatttggaacacctaa